The Phyllostomus discolor isolate MPI-MPIP mPhyDis1 chromosome 4, mPhyDis1.pri.v3, whole genome shotgun sequence genome window below encodes:
- the LOC114493932 gene encoding patr class I histocompatibility antigen, A-126 alpha chain-like isoform X1 produces the protein MRVMRSPSLLLLLQGALALTAAGAGPHSLSYFDTVVSRPGRGEARFLEVGYVDGTEFVRFDSDAANPRMEPRAPWMEGPWVEQVEPQYWDEQTRNAKGAAQTFRVNLNTLRGYYNQSADGSHTIQMMYGCDVGLDGTVLRGYWQYAYDGADYLALNEDLRSWTAADTAAQISRRKLEAADAAEHVRNYVRGRCRDSLLRYLERGKGALQRADPPQGQVTRHPTSEREATLRCWARGFYPADIALTWRRDAEDLTQDTELVETRPAGNGTFQTWAAVVVPRGEEQRYTCHVQHEGLREPLMLAWEPPPQTNTIIIIVGIISGLVLLGAVAAAAVMWGRRRSGGKGGSYAQAASSDSAQGSDVSLTASKA, from the exons ATGCGGGTCATGCGGTCCCCgagcctcctgctgctgctccagggGGCGCTGGCGCTGACCGCGGCCGGGGCGG GTCCGCACTCCCTGAGCTATTTCGACACCGTCGTGTCCCGGCCCGGCCGCGGGGAGGCGCGGTTCCTCGAAGTCGGCTACGTGGACGGCACGGAGTTCGTGCGGTTCGACAGCGACGCCGCGAACCCGAGGATGGAGCCGCGGGCGCCGTGGATGGAGGGGCCGTGGGTGGAGCAGGTGGAACCGCAGTACTGGGACGAGCAGACGCGGAATGCCAAGGGAGCCGCACAGACTTTCCGAGTGAACCTGAACACCCTGCGCGGCTACTACAACCAGAGCGCGGACG GGTCTCACACGATCCAGATGATGTACGGCTGCGACGTGGGACTGGACGGGACCGTCCTCCGCGGCTACTGGCAGTACGCCTACGACGGCGCCGACTACCTCGCCCTGAACGAGGACCTGCGCTCCTGGACCGCGGCCGACACGGCGGCTCAGATCTCCCGGCGCAAGTTAGAGGCGGCGGATGCGGCGGAGCACGTGAGGAACTACGTGCGCGGCCGGTGCAGGGACTCGCTCCTGCGGTACCTGGAGCGCGGGAAGGGGGCGCTGCAGCGCGCAG ACCCTCCACAGGGACAGGTGACCCGCCACCCCACCTCTGAGCGGGAGGccaccctgaggtgctgggcGCGGGGCTTCTACCCTGCGGACATCGCCCTGACCTGGCGGCGGGACGCggaggacctgacccaggacaCGGAGCTGGTGGAGACCAGGCCCGCGGGGAACGGGACCTTCCAGACGTGGGCAGCGGTGGTGGTGCCGCGTGGGGAGGAGCAGAGATACACGTGCCACGTGCAGCACGAGGGGCTGCGGGAGCCCCTGATGCTTGCATGGG AGCCGCCTCCTCAGACcaacaccatcatcatcattgtggGCATCATTAGTGGTCTGGTCCTGCTTGGAGCTGTGGCGGCTGCAGCTGTGATGTGGGGGAGGAGGCGCTCAG gtgggaaaggagggagctaCGCTCAGGCTGCCA GCAGTGACAGTGCCCAGGGCTCGGATGTGTCTCTCACGGCTTCTAAAG CATGA
- the LOC114493932 gene encoding patr class I histocompatibility antigen, A-126 alpha chain-like isoform X2, translating into MRVMRSPSLLLLLQGALALTAAGAGPHSLSYFDTVVSRPGRGEARFLEVGYVDGTEFVRFDSDAANPRMEPRAPWMEGPWVEQVEPQYWDEQTRNAKGAAQTFRVNLNTLRGYYNQSADGSHTIQMMYGCDVGLDGTVLRGYWQYAYDGADYLALNEDLRSWTAADTAAQISRRKLEAADAAEHVRNYVRGRCRDSLLRYLERGKGALQRADPPQGQVTRHPTSEREATLRCWARGFYPADIALTWRRDAEDLTQDTELVETRPAGNGTFQTWAAVVVPRGEEQRYTCHVQHEGLREPLMLAWEPPPQTNTIIIIVGIISGLVLLGAVAAAAVMWGRRRSGSDSAQGSDVSLTASKA; encoded by the exons ATGCGGGTCATGCGGTCCCCgagcctcctgctgctgctccagggGGCGCTGGCGCTGACCGCGGCCGGGGCGG GTCCGCACTCCCTGAGCTATTTCGACACCGTCGTGTCCCGGCCCGGCCGCGGGGAGGCGCGGTTCCTCGAAGTCGGCTACGTGGACGGCACGGAGTTCGTGCGGTTCGACAGCGACGCCGCGAACCCGAGGATGGAGCCGCGGGCGCCGTGGATGGAGGGGCCGTGGGTGGAGCAGGTGGAACCGCAGTACTGGGACGAGCAGACGCGGAATGCCAAGGGAGCCGCACAGACTTTCCGAGTGAACCTGAACACCCTGCGCGGCTACTACAACCAGAGCGCGGACG GGTCTCACACGATCCAGATGATGTACGGCTGCGACGTGGGACTGGACGGGACCGTCCTCCGCGGCTACTGGCAGTACGCCTACGACGGCGCCGACTACCTCGCCCTGAACGAGGACCTGCGCTCCTGGACCGCGGCCGACACGGCGGCTCAGATCTCCCGGCGCAAGTTAGAGGCGGCGGATGCGGCGGAGCACGTGAGGAACTACGTGCGCGGCCGGTGCAGGGACTCGCTCCTGCGGTACCTGGAGCGCGGGAAGGGGGCGCTGCAGCGCGCAG ACCCTCCACAGGGACAGGTGACCCGCCACCCCACCTCTGAGCGGGAGGccaccctgaggtgctgggcGCGGGGCTTCTACCCTGCGGACATCGCCCTGACCTGGCGGCGGGACGCggaggacctgacccaggacaCGGAGCTGGTGGAGACCAGGCCCGCGGGGAACGGGACCTTCCAGACGTGGGCAGCGGTGGTGGTGCCGCGTGGGGAGGAGCAGAGATACACGTGCCACGTGCAGCACGAGGGGCTGCGGGAGCCCCTGATGCTTGCATGGG AGCCGCCTCCTCAGACcaacaccatcatcatcattgtggGCATCATTAGTGGTCTGGTCCTGCTTGGAGCTGTGGCGGCTGCAGCTGTGATGTGGGGGAGGAGGCGCTCAG GCAGTGACAGTGCCCAGGGCTCGGATGTGTCTCTCACGGCTTCTAAAG CATGA